The proteins below come from a single Eucalyptus grandis isolate ANBG69807.140 chromosome 3, ASM1654582v1, whole genome shotgun sequence genomic window:
- the LOC120291531 gene encoding WAT1-related protein At3g28050-like isoform X1 — MEMEGRAGASLPFVGMIMVVLVQASSMVVAKMAMSDGLNKYTLAFYCNALSSLVLLPCPFIISRKSRSRPPLTFSVLRKIFLLALVGSASQICGYAGISNHCVQGSNSSPLTFAAFFCPSPSPCLSSLTTIELGSRWVSPRETRIFGIKIGSMDPPGNRIGPAVRFPGGSMQ, encoded by the exons atggagatggaggggaGGGCCGGGGCTTCGCTGCCGTTCGTGGGGATGATAATGGTGGTTCTGGTTCAAGCGAGTAGCATGGTGGTGGCGAAAATGGCCATGTCCGACGGGCTCAACAAGTACACCTTGGCCTTCTACTGTAATGCCCTCTCCTCTCTCGTCCTCCTTCCTTGCCCCTTCATCATCTCTCGCAA GTCAAGGTCGCGCCCTCCTCTCACTTTCTCCGTGCTTCGCAAAATCTTCTTGCTCGCTCTGGTCGG ATCCGCATCGCAGATATGCGGGTATGCCGGGATTAGTAATCACTGTGTACAAGGGTCCAACAGTTCTCCGCTCACCTTCGCTGCCTTCTTTTGTCCATCCCCGTCACCTTGTCTCTCTTCTCTCACGACAATTGAATTGGGTTCTCGGTGGGTTTCTCCTCGCGAAACCAgaatttttggcatcaaaatcggttccatggatccacccgggaaccggatcggaccggcggtccggttcccgggtggatccatgcaataa
- the LOC120291531 gene encoding uncharacterized protein LOC120291531 isoform X2, whose product MEMEGRAGASLPFVGMIMVVLVQASSMVVAKMAMSDGLNKYTLAFYCQGRALLSLSPCFAKSSCSLWSVIWLMQIRIADMRVCRD is encoded by the exons atggagatggaggggaGGGCCGGGGCTTCGCTGCCGTTCGTGGGGATGATAATGGTGGTTCTGGTTCAAGCGAGTAGCATGGTGGTGGCGAAAATGGCCATGTCCGACGGGCTCAACAAGTACACCTTGGCCTTCTACT GTCAAGGTCGCGCCCTCCTCTCACTTTCTCCGTGCTTCGCAAAATCTTCTTGCTCGCTCTGGTCGG tgatttggTTGATGCAGATCCGCATCGCAGATATGCGGGTATGCCGGGATTAG